The Maniola hyperantus chromosome 19, iAphHyp1.2, whole genome shotgun sequence genome has a window encoding:
- the LOC117991478 gene encoding dynein regulatory complex protein 1 — protein sequence MSGKLGRYDDDEDDVLAPKEPQVTSHDPKERKAGRALRIKRRQEALKRAEQPTEEIFKEEEPGPIEQATTAAAEELQRLALDGAAKVTNVKVTTDEREVIRRALFSDKMQDSLEKLEIEAADAQTQYDAISANWDAMFEIKDPLDIDAAIKEQKRKCDELLAQKDQLIYYLKSDLTKMDLAYYEDLDKQDKDIKELSDRIEKQITIMQRAYEKQLFLIEQAISIEREVLVDHNNKRWEALYKQRDKEEVAHLEYKFEQLEEHKLEVEAIMWDHHAKYREAKIELETLIQELQKELEKLKATCVINTEKIGYTYQVLKKREEENVFVRSQQKRKLNKMSDIANSLRSKIRKAAEDGALEELRADAEIGKLMQAMDELEKKCRHFSHVNNHKFIQVWRMSAARCGELVRSVRAAEVALHAHVLAEPPPLAPPPAPKSPLAKYKAEIPVNDPNAPQVNNALTPASKVAEEAKDHLVRHILQLVADNTGFLVEDRLLKLIERYPLTSRNLCTLDSIFMALEIQAEEDIELLCEIFLNYAFCPICIDLEVASDVMDGSTLAVREMGHSIQDDGHHVSISVKALRGERSSTTRPRSSVHRSISASTTRSGHVAFKDGHELSPEDQLLMAEADEIIQKCGDPKVSVATADSTSEAGSIAGRRGRGVTVSSQPALVSTKKSNPFLCPLGHQLEIESMQVLTALNEFMVAFVPPEKRKLCDILDSLKPPDFTTPSRKLPTQEIDQYWSQWKNLFPPEKDRFWDGLLTGLNNYLTILQERERIHSEVVQLRHRNAALRRLVRGALPELRAAAAPRTARAHPAAFTAAAPDYAPLPLTKLPPI from the exons ATGTCTGGGAAATTGGGACGTTATGACGACGATGAAGATGACGTTCTTGCACCCAAGGAGCCGCAGGTTACGTCCCACGATCCGAAAGAGCGGAAGGCTGGGAGGGCCTTGCGTATCAAACGGAGACAAGAAGCTCTTAAAAG AGCTGAACAACCCACAGAAGAGATATTTAAAGAGGAAGAGCCAGGTCCGATAGAGCAAGCGACCACAGCTGCTGCCGAAGAGCTCCAGCGCTTAGCGCTAGATGGGGCGGCCAAAGTCACCAACGTTAAAGTCACGACAGACGAACGAGAGGTCATTCGGCGCGCGCTGTTTTCTGATAAAATGCAag ATTCGCTAGAAAAGCTAGAAATTGAAGCCGCGGACGCACAAACCCAATATGATGCCATATCTGCCAACTGGGACGCCATGTTCGAGATCAAAGACCCCCTGGACATTGACGCGGCAATCAAGGAACAAAAACGAAAATGTGACGAGCTATTAGCCCAAAAGGACCAGTTGATATATTACTTGAAGAGCGATCTTACGAAAATGGATTTGGCTTACTATGAGGATTTGGATAAGCAG GACAAGGATATAAAGGAGCTATCAGACAGAATCGAGAAGCAAATCACGATAATGCAAAGGGCTTACGAGAAGCAACTGTTCCTGATAGAGCAAGCGATCAGTATCGAGCGCGAGGTGCTGGTGGACCACAACAACAAGCGATGGGAGGCACTGTACAAGCAACGTGATAAAGAAGAAGTCGCTCATTTGGAATATAAATTCGAACAG tTGGAGGAACACAAATTAGAAGTTGAAGCCATAATGTGGGATCATCACGCTAAATACCGGGAAGCGAAAATAGAGTTGGAAACATTGATACAGGAACTTCAAAAAGAGTTGGAAAAACTAAAGGCAACGTGTGTCATTAATACTGAAAAAATTGGATACACATATCAA gtGCTGAAAAAGAGGGAAGAGGAAAACGTTTTCGTGAGATCGCAGCAAAAGAGGAAACTGAACAAAATGTCCGATATAGCCAACTCGCTCCGCTCGAAGATCCGCAAAGCCGCCGAGGACGGCGCGCTGGAGGAGCTCCGTGCGGACGCCGAGATCGGCAAGCTGATGCAAGCCATGGACGAGCTGGAGAAGAAGTGCCGACACTTCTCGCACGTTAACAACCACAAGTTTATTCAg GTGTGGCGCATGTCGGCGGCGCGCTGCGGGGAGCTCGTGAGAAGCGTGCGCGCGGCGGAGGTGGCGCTGCACGCGCACGTGCTCGCCGAGCCGCCGCCGCTCGCGCCGCCGCCGGCGCCCAAGAGCCCCCTCGCTAAGTATA AGGCGGAAATTCCTGTTAATGATCCCAATGCGCCTCAAGTTAATAATGCGCTCACCCCAGCTAGCAAGGTTGCAGAAGAGGCCAAAGATCATTTG GTGCGTCATATTCTTCAACTGGTAGCAGATAACACAGGGTTTTTGGTGGAAGACCGCTTGTTGAAGCTGATTGAAAGATATCCATTGACTTCGCGTAATCTCTGCACACTGGATTCAATTTTTATG GCTTTAGAAATTCAAGCCGAAGAAGACATAGAACTTCTGTGTGAAATATTTCTGAATTACGCGTTTTGCCCAATATGCATTGATTTGGAAGTCGCTTCGGATGTTATGGACGGCTCTACACTAGCGGTAAGAGAG aTGGGTCATTCAATCCAGGACGATGGTCATCACGTCAGCATTAGTGTCAAGGCATTGCGAGGGGAAAGGTCTTCGACGACGCGACCACGTTCCAGTGTCCACAGGAGCATTTCAGCGAGTACTACACGATCCGGCCATGTCGCTTTTAA ggATGGACACGAATTATCTCCTGAAGATCAACTTCTGATGGCGGAAGCAGATGAAATCATACAGAAATGCGGCGATCCAAAAG TAAGTGTGGCTACTGCGGACTCAACTTCGGAAGCCGGTTCGATAGCGGGACGGCGCGGCCGCGGCGTCACCGTCTCCTCACAGCCAGCCCTCGTGTCGACCAAGAAGTCTAATCCATTTCTTTGTCCAT tgGGACATCAACTGGAAATAGAATCAATGCAAGTTTTGACAGCCCTCAATGAGTTTATGGTTGCATTCGTGCCACCTGAGAAGCGGAAGCTGTGTGACATATT GGACAGTCTAAAACCTCCAGACTTTACGACTCCGTCCCGAAAATTGCCAACCCAAGAAATTGACCAATATTGGTCTCAATGGAAGAATTTATTCCCGCCAGAAAAGGACCGCTTCTGGGATGGTTTGCTCACTGGCCTTAATAACTATCTCACTATATTACAAG AACGTGAACGTATCCATTCGGAAGTGGTACAGCTGCGGCACAGGAACGCAGCGCTGCGCCGTCTGGTCCGAGGCGCGCTGCCCGAgctgcgcgccgccgccgcgccccgCACAGCGCGCGCGCATCCCGCCGCCTTCACCGCGGCCGCGCCCGACTACGCGCCGCTGCCCTTAACTAAACTACCACCCATAtaa
- the RpL11 gene encoding large ribosomal subunit protein uL5 translates to MARVPPPANPAFKRDKKEKKPPKDNSKNVMRNLHIRKLCLNICVGESGDRLTRAAKVLEQLTGQQPVFSKARYTVRSFGIRRNEKIAVHCTVRGAKAEEILERGLKVREYELRRDNFSATGNFGFGIQEHIDLGIKYDPSIGIYGLDFYVVLGRPGFNVAHRRRKTGKVGFPHRLTKEDAMKWFQQKYDGIILNSKAK, encoded by the exons ATGGCG CGTGTACCACCGCCTGCAAACCCTGCCTTCAAAAGGgataaaaaagagaaaaagcCTCCCAAAGACAACTCTAAAAATGTCATGCGGAACCTGCACATTAGGAAATTGTGTTTGAACATCTGTGTTGGTGAATCTGGTGACAGGCTAACACGTGCTGCTAAG GTGTTGGAACAGCTCACTGGTCAACAGCCTGTATTTTCAAAGGCCCGTTACACTGTGAGGTCTTTTGGTATCCGTCGTAATGAAAAGATTGCAGTCCACTGCACTGTACGAGGCGCCAAGGCTGAGGAAATCCTTGAGAGGGGATTAAAA GTAAGAGAATACGAATTGCGGCGCGACAACTTCTCGGCGACGGGTAACTTCGGTTTCGGTATCCAGGAACACATTGATCTGGGTATTAAATACGACCCCTCCATTGGTATTTACGGGTTGGACTTCTATGTCGTCCTTGGAAGGCCAG GATTCAACGTAGCCCACAGAAGACGCAAGACCGGCAAGGTCGGATTCCCACACCGTTTGACAAAGGAGGACGCCATGAAGTGGTTCCAACAGAAGTACGACGGTATCATCCTTAACAGCAAAGCAAAgtaa